The Desmonostoc muscorum LEGE 12446 genome includes a region encoding these proteins:
- a CDS encoding sensor histidine kinase, whose product MGETKEAAEVANRAKSTFLANMSQKLKTPLNSMLAIAKTLQNEVCDLLSEQQRQSLNHLEDSARNLWELINDILDLADIESNKMELQVASTSIQELCDSSLSFVKHLALEKNIQLSVQVPEELTPFQVDEERIRQAFINLLSNAIKYTPEGGKVWIEIQPNSTNQHIFFSIVDTGIGIPSDDLFKLFQPLVPDDSSYTRRSANTGLGLLMVQRIVELHGGSVHAESQLGKGSRFTVKLPWRKRAE is encoded by the coding sequence CTGGGTGAGACTAAAGAAGCTGCTGAAGTAGCAAATCGTGCCAAAAGCACCTTTTTAGCAAACATGAGTCAAAAACTCAAGACTCCTCTAAATTCTATGCTGGCGATCGCCAAAACATTGCAAAATGAAGTATGCGACCTTTTGAGCGAACAACAGCGCCAGTCTCTAAATCATCTAGAAGATAGCGCTCGGAATCTCTGGGAATTAATCAACGACATCCTCGACCTAGCTGATATTGAATCTAACAAAATGGAACTGCAAGTAGCTTCGACTTCAATTCAAGAATTATGTGACTCTAGTCTCAGTTTTGTCAAACATCTGGCATTAGAAAAAAATATCCAGTTAAGTGTACAAGTACCGGAAGAACTCACACCCTTCCAAGTCGATGAAGAACGCATTCGACAGGCCTTCATTAACCTGTTAAGCAACGCTATCAAATATACTCCAGAGGGAGGCAAAGTTTGGATTGAAATTCAACCAAATTCCACAAACCAACATATCTTTTTCAGCATCGTAGATACTGGCATTGGTATTCCCTCCGATGACCTATTCAAATTATTTCAACCTTTAGTCCCAGATGACAGTTCATACACCCGCCGTTCTGCAAACACAGGTTTAGGATTACTAATGGTGCAAAGAATTGTAGAGTTGCACGGTGGTAGTGTCCATGCTGAAAGTCAATTAGGCAAAGGCAGTAGATTTACAGTCAAGCTTCCTTGGAGAAAGAGAGCGGAATAG
- a CDS encoding histidine decarboxylase: MSDRVNKELGNFLQQIEQRSHFHAGYPYNLTCDYSEIIKSFNFMLNNAGDPYVEPDFGLHSRQFEQEVLSFFAQLYKIPENKFWGYVTAGGTEGNLYGMFLAREIYPNGILYSSQDSHYSIPKAARLFRIKHQVVDSQINGEISYDHFEQLISQNRDYPAIINLNIGTTVKGAIDNLDKVLEILDRHQIKNYYIHCDAALSGLILPFLDGAPQVNFQKPIDSVAISAKFMGSPLPCGVVLTKKKWVERVETMIEYIGSKDTTILGSRNGHTPLILWYALQSRGYNGLAREAKTCIRNAQYLFQQLQLREYPCMLNNFSTTVVFKKPSQRLVKKWQLASFENWVHIVVMQNIDKEKIDTFIDELVLEQRLFEQVKDLQLQAVS, translated from the coding sequence ATGTCAGATAGAGTTAATAAAGAGTTGGGGAATTTTTTACAGCAGATAGAACAGCGATCGCACTTTCATGCAGGTTATCCATACAATTTAACTTGTGATTACAGTGAGATTATAAAATCTTTCAATTTCATGTTAAATAATGCTGGAGATCCATATGTTGAACCAGATTTTGGTCTGCATTCTCGTCAATTTGAACAAGAAGTATTGTCTTTTTTTGCCCAACTTTATAAGATTCCAGAAAATAAATTTTGGGGTTATGTTACTGCTGGGGGAACTGAAGGTAATTTATATGGAATGTTTTTAGCAAGAGAAATTTATCCAAATGGGATTCTTTACTCATCACAAGACTCTCATTACTCAATTCCCAAAGCCGCTAGACTATTTCGGATCAAACATCAAGTTGTGGATTCGCAAATTAATGGGGAAATAAGTTATGACCATTTTGAGCAACTAATTAGCCAAAATCGTGATTATCCGGCGATAATAAATTTAAATATTGGCACTACTGTTAAAGGTGCGATCGATAACTTAGACAAAGTTTTAGAAATTTTAGATCGTCATCAAATCAAAAATTACTACATTCATTGTGATGCTGCACTTTCAGGATTAATATTACCCTTTTTAGATGGCGCTCCTCAAGTGAATTTTCAAAAACCTATAGATAGTGTAGCTATTTCTGCTAAATTCATGGGTTCTCCATTGCCTTGTGGTGTAGTTTTAACTAAGAAAAAGTGGGTAGAAAGAGTGGAAACAATGATTGAATATATTGGTTCCAAAGATACAACTATTCTCGGTTCTAGAAACGGTCATACTCCTCTGATTCTCTGGTATGCACTGCAAAGTAGAGGTTACAATGGGTTAGCCAGAGAAGCAAAGACCTGTATTCGGAATGCCCAATATCTTTTTCAACAACTTCAACTCAGAGAATATCCATGTATGCTCAATAATTTCTCTACTACTGTAGTGTTTAAAAAACCTTCTCAACGGTTAGTTAAAAAGTGGCAGTTAGCAAGTTTTGAGAATTGGGTACACATTGTAGTCATGCAGAATATTGATAAAGAGAAAATCGATACTTTTATTGATGAACTTGTTTTAGAACAGAGGCTATTTGAGCAAGTAAAGGATTTACAGCTACAGGCAGTAAGCTAA
- a CDS encoding amino acid permease produces MTSNDSLQAEKNQHLEMRLPRTLSYLETWGFGLTGHVGWIGTAPIIHAALGSKAILVWLFGTIVSFLLNLQVQSLGRHWPDVAGGTPNYTTRLLKNFPGLGRYVALGYFFSWAAAPALYAIILTNLIKVNFETLNISCPETFLKVVFTAIPFIVAFSGSRALALLHLFFVFPAILLLFLFCIQGVVWLTFSSITLNLLPANIHSLSFEEWAKWFFLASYSIYACETTSSFVADSHNPDKTLKFLTVAAWLIPPVFLGSSWILTCSAQNPAIGDDVFLNLLAASVPFWGKYASFLVTLLITVSCLLSSATAVCNSPRILYQLALDGQLSEIFTVVSRQGVLGPAILVAFILSLLCLNLGNVSQLVTVAGTCYLLSIMGLHLGLWLCRGQPEVLWPWWSLGFFFVEAVVLIVGGLAWNSRDFLVGLFLPIALMLADAVLSRLRLAVLHPKWWKERYDAKSSRNNPDFVVLQVIVLVSLICITATSSWFIRDLLGKVTNNTPNSLLAILLVTLSFTGVAIACWTTLPQIVAIDEARKQAKNLFITTLDTVPDTVLVLDEDGMICQTNAAAEELFELSVQQLVGQNLNQLLMCYHGKPEQWSIRSEQTLKINQGLRIVESTVSRRFNPQLREYVVIVRDITQRKVAEEELVQYRCQLEQLVLERTIELIRVNQQLQQDIIKRQEAQEKLLHNSLHDGLTGLPNQSLFIQRVQQSIERTKHDKNYLFAVLFLDLDRFKVVNDSLGHLLGNQLLIAISHRLKSVIRAGDIVARFGGDEFTILIEEIDDLNTATHIAERIKKVLALPFQLNEHRVFTNASIGIAFSKADYQQAAQIIRDADVAMYSAKALGKARYEVFDQKMHEGASLLLELETALRHALLLKQEEFRLYYQPIVSLLTGKIIGFEALIRWHHPQRGIVSPHDFIPLAEETGMIVNIGQWVLYQACHQMHTWHQQFPSSLNLTISVNFSGKQITQPDIFKQVKQTLQQTGLEPCSLKLEITESLLMDNFELATTVLSQLNALNVELHMDDFGTGYSSLNYLHRLPIKTIKIDRSFVNNIGSRGENLEIVRAIVTLAHNLNMSVTAEGIETVEQLAQLKALQCDYGQGYFFLPPMQSAEVERILAANFCYKDLLRN; encoded by the coding sequence ATGACTAGTAACGATTCTCTACAGGCAGAGAAAAATCAGCATTTGGAAATGCGCTTACCACGTACTTTAAGTTATCTCGAAACCTGGGGTTTTGGGTTGACGGGTCATGTTGGATGGATTGGAACTGCCCCCATTATTCATGCAGCGTTAGGGTCTAAAGCTATCTTAGTTTGGTTGTTTGGCACTATCGTCTCCTTTTTACTTAATTTGCAGGTACAAAGTTTAGGTAGACATTGGCCAGATGTCGCAGGAGGAACACCGAACTATACCACAAGGCTATTAAAAAACTTTCCTGGCTTAGGTCGTTACGTAGCTTTAGGGTACTTTTTTAGCTGGGCAGCAGCACCAGCGCTGTACGCAATTATTCTGACAAACCTGATTAAAGTCAATTTTGAAACATTAAATATTTCTTGTCCAGAAACTTTTTTAAAAGTTGTATTTACAGCGATTCCTTTTATTGTTGCATTCAGTGGTAGCCGTGCTTTAGCGCTGCTGCATTTATTTTTTGTATTCCCAGCAATTTTACTACTGTTTTTGTTTTGTATCCAAGGCGTAGTCTGGTTAACTTTCTCAAGCATTACTCTTAACTTACTTCCAGCTAATATACATAGCTTGAGCTTTGAAGAATGGGCAAAGTGGTTTTTCCTCGCCAGCTATTCAATTTATGCTTGTGAAACCACTTCTTCTTTTGTTGCTGATAGCCACAATCCAGATAAAACTTTGAAGTTCTTAACTGTGGCTGCTTGGCTAATTCCTCCGGTGTTTCTAGGCAGTTCTTGGATATTAACGTGTTCGGCTCAAAATCCAGCAATAGGAGACGATGTTTTCCTAAATTTGCTAGCAGCTTCTGTACCTTTTTGGGGTAAATATGCCTCTTTTTTAGTAACACTTCTAATTACTGTATCCTGTCTTTTAAGTTCTGCTACGGCAGTTTGTAATTCTCCTCGGATATTATACCAACTTGCCTTAGATGGACAGCTTTCTGAGATATTTACAGTAGTTTCCCGCCAAGGTGTTCTTGGACCTGCGATTCTAGTTGCATTTATTCTCAGTCTGCTTTGTTTGAATTTGGGAAATGTATCTCAACTGGTGACAGTAGCAGGTACTTGTTATCTGTTGTCGATTATGGGACTACATTTAGGATTATGGCTGTGTCGAGGCCAACCGGAGGTTTTATGGCCTTGGTGGTCACTTGGTTTTTTCTTTGTAGAAGCGGTAGTTCTGATAGTGGGAGGTTTAGCTTGGAATTCGAGAGATTTTTTAGTAGGATTATTTTTACCCATTGCTCTGATGCTAGCAGATGCAGTGCTAAGTCGCTTAAGATTAGCGGTATTACATCCAAAATGGTGGAAAGAACGTTACGATGCAAAGTCTAGTAGAAACAACCCAGACTTTGTTGTATTACAAGTAATTGTCTTAGTATCATTAATTTGCATCACTGCTACAAGTAGTTGGTTTATCCGCGATTTATTAGGCAAAGTGACTAATAATACTCCTAACTCTTTATTAGCTATTTTGCTAGTGACGCTTTCTTTTACAGGAGTAGCGATCGCCTGCTGGACAACTCTACCACAAATTGTTGCTATTGATGAGGCACGCAAACAAGCAAAAAATCTATTTATCACTACTCTCGATACGGTTCCAGATACTGTTTTAGTTTTAGATGAAGACGGGATGATTTGTCAAACCAATGCAGCTGCTGAAGAATTATTTGAATTAAGTGTTCAGCAGTTGGTTGGACAAAACTTGAATCAACTCTTAATGTGCTATCACGGCAAACCAGAGCAATGGTCTATTAGGAGTGAGCAAACTTTAAAAATCAACCAAGGTCTACGAATTGTTGAATCGACTGTTTCACGGCGATTTAATCCCCAACTACGGGAGTATGTTGTCATTGTACGTGACATCACTCAACGTAAGGTAGCAGAGGAAGAATTAGTGCAATACCGTTGCCAGCTTGAGCAACTAGTCCTAGAACGCACTATTGAACTTATTCGAGTTAATCAACAACTCCAGCAAGACATTATCAAGCGTCAAGAAGCACAAGAAAAATTACTACACAATAGCCTTCATGACGGGCTAACCGGGTTACCCAATCAATCTTTATTTATCCAGCGAGTGCAGCAGTCAATAGAACGTACAAAACACGACAAAAATTATCTATTTGCTGTACTTTTCTTAGACTTAGACCGCTTTAAAGTTGTGAATGATAGTCTTGGACATTTACTAGGAAATCAACTTTTAATTGCAATTTCTCATCGGCTCAAGTCAGTTATTCGAGCCGGAGATATAGTTGCCCGCTTTGGTGGAGATGAGTTCACAATCTTAATTGAGGAAATTGATGATCTTAACACGGCTACACACATAGCTGAACGCATTAAAAAGGTGCTAGCTTTACCATTTCAATTGAATGAACATCGCGTGTTTACCAACGCTAGTATTGGCATTGCTTTCAGTAAAGCAGATTATCAGCAAGCAGCCCAGATTATACGCGATGCCGATGTGGCAATGTATTCTGCCAAAGCCCTTGGTAAGGCACGTTATGAAGTGTTTGACCAAAAGATGCATGAGGGTGCATCTTTACTCTTAGAATTAGAAACTGCTCTGCGACATGCACTGTTGCTCAAGCAAGAAGAATTTCGCCTTTACTACCAGCCAATTGTTTCACTGCTAACTGGCAAAATTATTGGATTTGAAGCATTGATACGCTGGCATCATCCACAACGAGGAATTGTTTCTCCTCATGATTTTATCCCTTTGGCGGAAGAAACTGGAATGATTGTTAATATCGGCCAATGGGTACTTTATCAAGCGTGCCACCAAATGCACACATGGCATCAACAATTTCCTAGTTCCCTAAACTTGACAATTAGCGTCAATTTTTCTGGGAAACAGATTACGCAACCTGATATCTTTAAACAAGTTAAACAGACTTTACAGCAAACTGGACTAGAGCCGTGTAGTTTGAAATTAGAGATTACTGAAAGCTTGTTGATGGATAATTTTGAATTAGCTACTACTGTGCTTTCCCAGCTAAATGCGCTGAATGTTGAATTGCACATGGATGATTTTGGTACTGGCTATTCATCTTTGAATTATCTGCATCGGCTGCCAATCAAAACCATTAAGATTGACCGCTCTTTTGTCAACAATATAGGTAGTCGAGGAGAAAATTTAGAAATTGTTCGAGCGATTGTTACATTAGCTCATAATTTGAATATGTCTGTCACAGCAGAAGGAATAGAAACTGTAGAACAATTAGCACAACTTAAGGCATTGCAATGTGATTATGGACAAGGATATTTTTTCTTACCACCTATGCAAAGTGCAGAAGTAGAAAGAATACTTGCCGCTAATTTTTGTTACAAAGACTTGTTAAGGAACTAA
- a CDS encoding ParA family protein, whose amino-acid sequence MGYVIATANMKGGVGKTTLTVNLATCLAKNHGKRVLVLDLDSQISATLSLMSPLDFAKRRKQSKTFRYLIDEIINPEPQAKLTIQDIIQSQVCNLPGLDLLPGDIDLYDEFVVSEMLHQQATALGEQDFETIWNRFERVLINNILKPVRQQYDFILLDCAPGYNLLTRSALAASDFYILPAKPEPLSVVGIQLLERRIAQLKDSHGHETKIDIKMLGIVFSMSSANLLTGRYYKQVMHRVVEDFGVEKICKVQIPVDVNVAKAVDSFMPAVLNAPQSPGSKAFFQLAQELLQKL is encoded by the coding sequence ATGGGATATGTAATTGCAACTGCAAATATGAAAGGCGGTGTTGGTAAAACCACCCTCACTGTCAACTTAGCTACGTGTTTAGCTAAAAATCATGGCAAGCGGGTACTTGTCCTTGATTTAGACAGCCAAATTAGTGCCACACTCAGTCTGATGTCACCTTTAGATTTTGCTAAGCGTCGTAAACAAAGTAAGACATTTAGATATCTCATAGACGAAATTATCAATCCAGAACCACAAGCAAAGTTGACAATACAAGATATCATTCAATCCCAGGTTTGCAATCTTCCTGGATTGGATTTATTACCGGGAGATATAGACTTGTATGATGAATTTGTTGTGTCAGAAATGCTGCATCAACAAGCAACTGCTTTAGGGGAACAAGACTTTGAAACAATTTGGAATCGCTTTGAAAGAGTCTTGATAAATAACATTTTAAAACCTGTGCGGCAACAATATGATTTTATCCTTCTCGATTGTGCGCCTGGTTATAATTTATTGACTCGTAGCGCCTTAGCTGCCAGCGATTTCTACATACTTCCTGCCAAACCAGAACCCTTATCTGTAGTTGGAATTCAACTACTAGAAAGACGAATTGCCCAATTAAAAGATAGTCATGGACATGAAACCAAGATAGATATAAAAATGCTAGGAATTGTCTTCAGTATGTCTAGTGCTAACCTTCTGACTGGTAGATACTATAAACAAGTAATGCACCGCGTTGTTGAAGATTTCGGTGTAGAAAAAATTTGTAAGGTACAAATACCAGTTGATGTTAATGTTGCTAAGGCTGTTGATAGTTTTATGCCAGCTGTTTTAAATGCTCCTCAATCACCCGGTTCAAAAGCGTTTTTTCAGTTAGCTCAGGAGTTGTTACAAAAACTATAA
- a CDS encoding cytochrome b/b6 domain-containing protein has product MTSNISIKTPKLPTQAIGAKIFHWCNIISLFLMLTSGLQIYNANPVFGGRTGLHIPPIFTFGGWLAGGRHWHFAAMWLFSLNLLWYGIYVLITRRWRHRFVGANDLKALQKTQNSKRLIYAWHRIAYTAIIPILLLALFTGIGMYKPAQFPWIVDLFGSWQALRIVHFTSVPMVIVFAVIHSLLGRQAGGSQLTESMFW; this is encoded by the coding sequence ATGACTTCAAACATTTCCATCAAAACTCCGAAGTTACCTACCCAAGCAATAGGAGCAAAAATATTTCATTGGTGTAACATCATTAGCCTGTTTCTCATGCTCACTAGTGGATTACAAATTTACAACGCCAACCCTGTTTTTGGTGGACGTACAGGGTTGCACATTCCACCAATATTTACCTTCGGAGGTTGGCTTGCAGGAGGTAGACATTGGCATTTTGCAGCAATGTGGCTATTTTCATTAAATCTTTTGTGGTATGGAATTTACGTTTTAATTACCCGACGCTGGCGACATAGGTTTGTAGGGGCTAACGACCTCAAAGCATTGCAAAAAACTCAAAATTCCAAGCGCCTCATTTATGCTTGGCATCGTATTGCCTATACAGCAATTATTCCAATCTTACTGTTGGCATTATTTACAGGAATAGGAATGTATAAACCTGCTCAATTTCCTTGGATTGTGGATCTGTTTGGTAGTTGGCAAGCATTACGAATCGTTCACTTTACCTCAGTACCAATGGTTATCGTATTTGCAGTGATTCACTCTTTATTAGGGCGTCAAGCAGGAGGTTCTCAACTTACAGAGTCAATGTTTTGGTAA
- a CDS encoding AAA-like domain-containing protein — protein sequence MTIDEVVLLLKASQATGLTTLQEIVLRSSWEGKTYTNIAVEADYAEDRIKKVAVDLWQILSDFYKEPINESNLRQTLENHRLGKAHQQLLREFYQAAAAMSLEFPSGPVSLNSRFYISRPPIEELAYAEMAQPGSVICIKAPKKMGKSSLVLRLLARAKKQGFRTVSLDFQQADKTVFANLDKFLRWFCANVSRELQLEPKLNDYWDEDMGSKISCSIYFQKYLLSALETSLVLVLNEADWVFEYQEIAGELLTLVRSWHEQAKAGEIWQKLRLVLVYSTEIFVPIKLTQSAFNIGLPIKLPAFTKEQVQDLAQRHGLDWTDGKDADSLMAMVGGHPYLLRLALYHLVGKGGLQGNLAQLLQQAPTESGIYHEYLKQYILVLKDEPQLADALYQVIHATNYVKLEPILADKLQGMGLINLQGDRCTPTCELYRLYFIEHLKNNQELNNNHVERLKQENQKLLILSSLDELTQLVNRRYFQTYLQIEWQSCVRQRTPISLILCDIDYFKIYNKNYGIAAGDKCLQEIANTICNCVKCSLGNSTFSYANRSMAYPTTNYFANLPKGDFRDENSEVLVARYGGEEFAIVAKIDVAAAMYVAEYIREQVKALAIQCEYPSIGGLPAAVLTVSLGVASIIPKVETEPANLVNAAEKALNQAKRQGRDRVVLG from the coding sequence ATGACTATAGATGAAGTAGTACTGCTATTAAAAGCTAGTCAAGCAACCGGTTTAACAACACTCCAAGAAATTGTATTGCGTTCTTCCTGGGAAGGAAAAACCTACACCAACATTGCAGTTGAAGCAGACTATGCTGAGGATCGCATCAAGAAAGTTGCCGTTGATTTATGGCAAATATTGAGTGATTTTTACAAAGAACCGATAAATGAATCCAACTTGCGCCAGACTCTAGAAAATCATCGTCTTGGCAAAGCACATCAGCAGTTACTTAGGGAATTTTATCAAGCTGCGGCAGCCATGTCCTTAGAATTTCCTAGTGGTCCAGTATCCCTAAATTCCAGATTCTACATTTCTCGCCCGCCAATTGAGGAACTTGCTTACGCAGAAATGGCTCAACCAGGGAGTGTGATCTGCATCAAAGCACCCAAAAAAATGGGGAAAAGCTCTCTGGTGCTGCGGCTGCTTGCACGCGCTAAAAAACAAGGCTTTCGCACCGTGAGTTTGGACTTTCAACAAGCAGACAAAACAGTATTTGCCAATTTGGATAAATTTTTGCGCTGGTTTTGTGCCAATGTCAGCCGAGAATTACAGCTAGAACCAAAACTCAATGATTATTGGGATGAAGATATGGGTAGCAAAATTAGTTGCTCTATCTATTTCCAAAAGTATTTGCTATCTGCGTTGGAAACTTCCCTGGTTTTAGTCTTAAATGAAGCGGATTGGGTGTTTGAGTATCAGGAAATTGCTGGAGAATTGCTAACATTAGTGCGATCGTGGCACGAACAAGCTAAAGCAGGAGAAATTTGGCAAAAACTGCGCCTGGTTCTGGTTTATTCAACGGAAATTTTTGTTCCCATAAAACTTACTCAATCAGCATTTAATATTGGTTTGCCGATTAAATTACCTGCTTTTACAAAAGAACAAGTGCAAGATTTGGCACAACGTCACGGTTTGGATTGGACAGATGGTAAAGATGCTGACAGTTTAATGGCTATGGTGGGGGGACATCCTTATTTGCTGCGATTGGCTTTGTATCATCTTGTAGGTAAAGGGGGATTACAAGGTAATTTAGCACAGCTATTGCAACAAGCACCCACAGAATCAGGAATTTATCACGAATATTTAAAGCAGTATATATTAGTACTCAAGGATGAGCCACAATTAGCAGATGCTTTGTATCAAGTAATTCATGCTACAAATTATGTGAAATTAGAACCAATATTGGCAGATAAATTACAGGGTATGGGGCTAATTAATTTACAGGGCGATCGCTGTACTCCTACATGTGAATTATATCGGTTATATTTTATCGAACATCTGAAAAATAATCAGGAATTAAACAATAATCATGTTGAGCGTTTGAAACAAGAAAATCAAAAATTGCTTATCCTCTCTAGCTTGGATGAACTAACTCAATTAGTAAATCGCCGCTATTTTCAAACCTACCTACAAATTGAATGGCAAAGTTGTGTTCGTCAACGTACCCCAATATCACTAATTTTGTGCGATATCGACTATTTCAAAATTTATAATAAAAATTATGGCATTGCCGCAGGAGATAAGTGTTTACAAGAAATCGCTAATACTATCTGCAACTGCGTAAAATGCTCCCTGGGTAATAGTACTTTCTCATATGCTAATAGAAGTATGGCTTATCCTACTACTAATTATTTTGCAAATTTACCAAAAGGAGATTTTAGAGATGAAAACAGCGAAGTGTTAGTGGCTCGTTACGGTGGTGAAGAATTTGCCATTGTTGCGAAAATAGATGTTGCTGCTGCAATGTACGTTGCCGAATATATTCGAGAGCAAGTGAAAGCTTTGGCGATTCAGTGTGAGTATCCTAGTATTGGTGGTTTACCTGCTGCTGTTTTAACTGTCAGTTTAGGTGTAGCAAGTATTATTCCTAAAGTTGAAACTGAGCCGGCTAATTTAGTTAATGCTGCTGAAAAAGCACTTAATCAAGCAAAAAGACAAGGACGCGATCGCGTTGTTTTAGGTTAA
- a CDS encoding type II toxin-antitoxin system VapC family toxin codes for MIVERWLRSPQMQLIPISQTILREAASLRASTPSLRTPDAIHIATATTSSCTQFLTNDQQLRTATNLPVVILDEVLTS; via the coding sequence TTGATAGTTGAGAGATGGTTGCGATCGCCTCAAATGCAGTTGATTCCTATAAGTCAGACCATTTTGCGTGAAGCAGCAAGCCTACGTGCAAGCACACCTTCTTTGAGAACACCTGATGCCATTCATATTGCGACTGCCACAACATCTAGCTGTACTCAGTTTCTCACCAACGATCAGCAACTGAGGACAGCCACAAACTTGCCTGTTGTGATTCTAGATGAGGTGCTGACATCATGA